One Oryza glaberrima chromosome 11, OglaRS2, whole genome shotgun sequence genomic region harbors:
- the LOC127755703 gene encoding BTB/POZ and MATH domain-containing protein 2-like, producing the protein MAPTEEDVTVSTVSTTATTGCHMLKIDGYTRIANMHGMVGNFVESSKFKVAGHTWSILCYPNGRTCPGFVSVSLTLHHITDDDANPRASQAQAEVRFSLVPQHHYGLTLPLGEPHEKRFTRVFYSGVTEGFDRFVVRKELEKSWYLKDDGFAIRCDIAVVNKLVVKEPVVRPADLERLGMVCNCNDDMCTLHHTLSFAQVVKLKFLEFFLGCFPL; encoded by the coding sequence ATGGCGCCAACGGAGGAGGATGTCACCGTGTCGACGGTCAGCACCACGGCGACCACCGGATGCCATATGCTCAAGATCGACGGCTACACGCGGATCGCCAACATGCACGGGATGGTGGGCAACTTCGTCGAGTCCTCCAAGTTCAAGGTGGCCGGCCACACCTGGAGCATCCTCTGCTACCCAAACGGGAGGACGTGTCCGGGTTTCGTCTCTGTCTCCCTCACGCTCCACcacatcaccgacgacgacgccaacCCACGGGCCTCCCAGGCCCAGGCCGAGGTCCGGTTTAGCCTGGTCCCTCAACACCACTACGGGCTGACGCTGCCGTTGGGCGAGCCTCACGAGAAGAGGTTCACGAGGGTATTCTACTCCGGGGTCACGGAGGGGTTCGACAGGTTCGTCGTTAGGAAGGAGCTGGAGAAGTCGTGGTACCTCAAGGATGACGGGTTCGCGATCCGGTGCGACATCGCCGTCGTCAATAAGTTGGTCGTGAAGGAGCCCGTGGTTCGGCCGGCCGACCTGGAGAGGCtggggatggtttgcaactgcAACGACGATATGTGCACGCTCCACCATACCTTGAGCTTCGCCCAAGTTGTCAAGCTCAAGTTTTTGGAGTTTTTCTTAGGGTGCTTTCCTCTATGA
- the LOC127755551 gene encoding uncharacterized protein LOC127755551 translates to MAPDLDDDLIRAEAEAALRLHRNGRRDEALSRAMDLAIQHKRSSPLALNLSGDLNMAAHRRNRRRGRGAADDDKALAERQAKFAATCYKMSLDAVPDCVETFAAYGEALVGTGMWKPAWDAFMRAAAIAHPADPAAHRLGGYGRSAGLTRGERVEMAKARLRRAIDCYSNARCEDAVAEVLATVEHHGAASAVHGAAKLADRYPSSARAQCLPAYVAVELARERRGGAAYPATAATSRHKTLRRALATMDTAARTFDRSLVVALFRAKLLACLHDYDAAEAECRRALAVDNPDDPAAHEIPLGSAIGEEYDDMVSSLRKQLCDLQKKLVLLAVHDWASMESEKQSQILSVSIDELREHYSKIDQIAANTVSEARRFSKAHGSWCFWICPQSSGQCAGKKFLDTASLLEHLRNKHPDDLWVNLKSFLDTKLCGKFKTENASQDGYSCHDEVLQFQSIDGMIELVLNLPPGGMKSETLSEMRRRKCSELAEILDRIKKKLRACPKDLSSSEFDQVRFEMQDLWLKFTELSVFDYREAVVPLARMYQWKELKKRISEDGSIIAAWSIDDIFGDVPDASEEKNVSAEHASLDEKVGHQTGENKVTNKSDNLKA, encoded by the exons ATGGCGCCTGACCTCGACGACGACCTCATCCGTGCGGAGGCCGAGGCCGCGCTCAGGCTCCACCGCAacggccgccgcgacgaggCGCTGTCCCGCGCGATGGACCTCGCCATCCAGCACAAGCGGTCCTCCCCGCTCGCGCTCAACCTCTCCGGTGACCTCAACATGGCCGCGCACCGCCggaaccgccgccgcggccgcggcgccgccgacgacgacaaggCGCTGGCGGAGAGGCAGGCGAAGTTCGCCGCCACCTGCTACAAGATGTCGCTCGACGCCGTCCCGGACTGCGTCGAGACGTTCGCCGCCTATGGCGAGGCCCTCGTCGGGACGGGGATGTGGAAGCCGGCGTGGGACGCGTTCATGCGCGCCGCCGCGATCGCCCACCCGGCCGACCCGGCGGCGCACCGCCTGGGCGGCTACGGCCGGAGCGCGGGGCTGACGAGGGGGGAGAGGGTGGAGATGGCCAAGGCGAGGCTGCGCCGCGCCATCGACTGCTACTCCAACGCGCGCTGcgaggacgccgtcgccgaggtGCTCGCAACCGTCGAGCAccacggcgccgcctccgccgtgcaCGGCGCGGCGAAGCTCGCCGACCGCTACCCGTCGTCGGCGCGGGCGCAGTGCCTCCCGGCCTACGTGGCCGTGGAGCTAGCtcgcgagcgccgcggcggcgcggcgtacccggcgacggcggccacctCGAGGCACAAGACGctgcgccgcgcgctcgccacGATGGACACCGCCGCCCGCACCTTCGACCGATCGCTCGTGGTCGCGCTGTTCCGCGCGAAGCTGCTCGCCTGCCTCCACGACTAcgacgccgccgaggccgaATGCCGCCGTGCCCTCGCCGTCGATAACCCCGACGACCCGGCGGCGCACGAAATCCCCCTCGGATCTGCGATCGGAGAAGAGTACGACGACATGGTGTCATCCCTCAGGAAACAACTCTGTGATCTTCAGAAGAAGCTTGTCTTGTTAGCCGTACACGATTGGGCATCCATGGAAAGCGAGAAGCAATCTCAGATCCTCTCCGTCAGCATCGACGAACTGCGCGAACACTACAGCAAGATCGACCAAATCGCGGCGAACACAGTCTCCGAAGCGCGGCGCTTCTCCAAGGCACACGGTTCATGGTGTTTCTGGATTTGCCCGCAATCTTCGGGCCAATGTGCAGGCAAGAAGTTCCTGGACACTGCATCTTTGCTGGAACATCTGCGCAATAAGCACCCGGACGATCTATGGGTGAATTTGAAGTCATTTCTTGACACAAAACTGTGTGGAAAATTTAAAACTGAGAATGCATCACAGGATGGCTATTCATGCCACGATGAGGTGTTACAGTTTCAGAGCATAGATGGTATGATCGAGCTAGTGCTAAACCTACCTCCTGGTGGAATGAAATCAGAGACCCTGTcagagatgaggaggaggaaatgCAGTGAATTAGCTGAGATCCTTGACAGAATCAAGAAGAAGTTGAGGGCTTGTCCTAAAGATTTATCAAGCTCTGAG TTTGATCAGGTTCGTTTTGAAATGCAAGATCTGTGGCTGAAGTTTACCGAGTTGTCGGTTTTCGATTACCGTGAAGCAGTCGTGCCCCTTGCGAGGATGTATCAATGG AAAGAGTTAAAGAAACGCATCAGTGAAGATGGGAGCATTATTGCTGCTTGGAGTATCGATGATATATTTGGTGATGTTCCTGACGCCTCTGAAGAGAAGAATGTTTCTGCAGAACATGCCTCCCTTGATGAAAAAGTTGGCCATCAAACTGGGGAGAACAAAGTGACAAATAAATCAGATAACTTGAAG GCATGA
- the LOC127755182 gene encoding uncharacterized protein LOC127755182: protein MQQPSVVEIVGSAVVGEAVGRICSYLISRGEEEVAAGDGAEHDEERMEVALLRIQAAVEEADGWHITNRPLVRWRDKLKRAADEGECVLREYRRRRRRRLRVADDDARRLWFPRRVARAAGKKLFAFGGGDEQRLSGGTVRRFERLADGVGDFVKLVESGGRAKRFVPFQPVAASLLARRAVSFSVKPPASPGATAHAFAFPDLTSPWRRPRAHVVFLYADGGGTGEKLELFVELDLSESADVMALALSSMDALPPHFRFASAAAFGSFHRLQAMTQDDGGGDHLPAWDAHYCSQPSRYEQPEWMAAGYGDEPASVAALPEHVLYVVAEWDSPARDAPRTTPPPPPPVHVSYHLGRQGADWAVRREEMARRIMDGRFGTRARRVERHADAGAETFNGVVMCTVDGFRRRSEAAVAVAGQVVRWCFVSGWVVYLSVRGVGAGQPYEVGFQG, encoded by the coding sequence ATGCAGCAACCGTCGGTGGTGGAGATCGTCGGCTCGGCGGTCGTCGGCGAGGCCGTCGGCCGGATATGCTCGTACCTCATCAGCcgcggtgaggaggaggtggccgccggcgatggagccgaGCATGACGAGGAGAGGATGGAGGTGGCGCTGCTCAGGATTCAGGCCGCCGTCGAGGAGGCCGACGGCTGGCACATCACCAACCGCCCGCTCGTGCGGTGGCGCGACAAGCTCaagcgcgccgccgacgagggcgAGTGCGTCCTGCGGGAgtacaggcggcggcggcggcggcgcctgcgtGTCGCCGATGATGATGCGCGCCGCCTTTGGTTTCCGAGGCGCGTTGCTCGGGCCGCCGGCAAGAAGCTCTTCGCCTtcggcggcggagacgagcAGCGGCTGAGCGGCGGCACCGTGCGGCGGTTCGAGCGGCTGgcggacggcgtcggcgacTTCGTGAAGCTCGTCGagagcggcggccgcgccaAGCGGTTTGTGCCGTTCCAGCCGGTCGCGGCGTCGCTGCTCGCGCGGAGAGCGGTGAGCTTCTCCGTCAAGCCGCCGGCGTCACCGGGCGCCACGGCGCACGCGTTCGCGTTCCCGGACCTCACATCACCGtggcgccgcccgcgcgcgcacgTCGTGTTCCTGtacgcggacggcggcggcaccggcgagAAGCTGGAGCTGTTCGTGGAGCTCGACCTCTCTGAGAGCGCTGACGTCATGGCGCTCGCTCTGTCCTCCATGGACGCGCTGCCGCCGCACTTCcgcttcgcctccgccgccgccttcgggaGCTTCCACCGCCTGCAGGCCATGAcgcaggacgacggcggcggcgaccacctccCAGCGTGGGACGCGCACTACTGCAGCCAGCCGTCCCGGTACGAGCAGCCGGAGTGGATGGCCGCCGGGTACGGCGACGAGCCGGcatcggtggcggcgctgccggaGCACGTCCTCTACGTGGTCGCCGAGTGGGACAGCCCGGCGAGGGACGCACcgcgcacgacgccgccgccgccgccgcccgtccacGTGAGCTACCACCTCGGGCGGCAGGGCGCGGACTGGGCGGTGCGGCGGGAGGAGATGGCGAGGCGGATCATGGACGGCCGGTTCgggacgcgcgcgcggcgcgtcgAGAGGCACGCGGACGCCGGCGCGGAGACCTTCAACGGGGTGGTGATGTGCACGGTGGACGGCTTCCGCCGGCgaagcgaggcggcggtggcggtggcggggcagGTGGTGCGGTGGTGCTTCGTGTCCGGGTGGGTGGTGTACTTGTCCGTCCGGGGCGTCGGCGCCGGACAGCCGTACGAGGTAGGcttccaaggatga